The Christiangramia flava JLT2011 genome has a segment encoding these proteins:
- the ctlX gene encoding citrulline utilization hydrolase CtlX produces MRTKQITDTILMVRPVAFRMNEETAVNNYFQKKLTDLDANAEAQKEFDRFVEKLRSVGVNVITVDDVIEDNTPDSIFPNNWVSFHETGKIALYPMFAENRRKERRLEYFAKLEEAGFEIKEVIDYTSAEEDDVFLEGTGSLILDRVNQKAYCALSPRADEDLMIEFCEDFEFTPVIFNAFQTVNGKRLPIYHTNVMMCVAEEFAVVCLDTIDDKKERKNLLKHLKEDGKEIIAISEAQMHEFAGNMLQVQGDKKYLVMSERARKSLNPDQVAKIEKHCEILSADLPTIEICGGGSARCMMAEVFLPKA; encoded by the coding sequence ATGAGAACGAAGCAGATTACAGATACCATTTTGATGGTAAGACCAGTGGCGTTCAGAATGAATGAAGAGACCGCGGTCAATAATTATTTTCAAAAAAAACTGACCGATCTTGACGCAAATGCCGAAGCTCAGAAAGAGTTTGACCGTTTTGTGGAAAAGCTCAGATCAGTCGGCGTCAATGTTATTACGGTTGATGATGTGATCGAGGATAACACGCCCGATTCTATTTTTCCAAATAACTGGGTTTCTTTCCACGAAACCGGGAAAATCGCCTTATATCCCATGTTTGCTGAAAACAGGAGAAAGGAACGTCGCCTGGAATACTTTGCAAAACTCGAGGAAGCCGGTTTTGAGATCAAGGAGGTAATTGATTATACCAGTGCCGAGGAAGATGATGTTTTCCTGGAAGGTACCGGTAGCCTGATCCTGGATCGTGTAAATCAGAAAGCTTATTGCGCGTTGTCACCACGAGCCGATGAAGACCTGATGATCGAATTCTGTGAAGATTTCGAATTTACTCCGGTGATCTTTAATGCGTTTCAAACCGTAAATGGTAAGCGTCTTCCCATTTATCACACGAATGTCATGATGTGTGTGGCTGAAGAATTTGCAGTGGTTTGCCTGGATACGATCGACGATAAGAAAGAGCGAAAAAACCTTTTGAAGCATTTAAAGGAAGACGGCAAGGAGATCATCGCAATTTCTGAGGCGCAAATGCACGAATTTGCCGGGAATATGCTCCAGGTTCAGGGTGATAAAAAATACCTGGTCATGAGCGAACGAGCTCGTAAAAGCCTCAATCCAGATCAGGTTGCCAAAATTGAAAAGCACTGTGAAATTCTAAGTGCCGATCTGCCGACCATTGAAATTTGTGGCGGCGGAAGTGCCCGTTGTATGATGGCAGAAGTCTTTCTTCCGAAAGCCTGA
- a CDS encoding LPXTG cell wall anchor domain-containing protein — translation MNNVLKVVLLVIGVGLIAYGLYTLITPEFSLDAGPLKVKAQGDNTQSYAMIGFGILALIGGLAFKRR, via the coding sequence ATGAATAACGTGCTAAAAGTGGTGCTGTTGGTCATAGGCGTAGGTCTTATAGCCTATGGTTTATATACGCTGATTACGCCGGAATTTTCGCTGGACGCCGGCCCGCTTAAGGTTAAGGCGCAGGGAGATAATACGCAGAGTTACGCGATGATTGGCTTCGGAATCCTGGCGCTTATTGGCGGACTCGCCTTTAAAAGAAGGTAA
- a CDS encoding dimethylarginine dimethylaminohydrolase family protein, whose product MNLHITNETSRLRAVVLGTAKSNGPIPTLEEAYDPKSKEHIQAGTYPAEEDMVNEIESVAAVLEKYEVQVFRPKIIENYNQIFTRDIAFVIDDKLVKSNILPDRDQEIEAIDHVIRQIDPEKIIRLPEEAHIEGGDVMPMGDYIFVGTYKGKDYKDFITARTNIQAVEALKEIFPNKTVKSFSLKKSNSIARDNALHLDCCFQPVGKNKAIIYKEGFLIEEELNWLIDFFGKEHIYEITRDEMYHMNSNIFSISEDVVISEKNFTRLNSWLRDQVMTVEEVPYAEISKQEGLLRCSTLPLIRD is encoded by the coding sequence ATGAACCTTCATATTACCAACGAAACTTCGCGTCTGCGTGCGGTGGTTTTGGGAACCGCGAAAAGTAACGGCCCCATTCCAACCCTAGAGGAAGCTTATGACCCGAAGTCAAAAGAACATATTCAGGCGGGAACCTATCCTGCGGAAGAAGATATGGTCAACGAAATAGAATCGGTCGCGGCAGTTTTGGAGAAATATGAAGTACAGGTTTTCAGGCCGAAGATCATCGAAAATTATAACCAGATCTTTACACGTGACATCGCATTTGTGATCGATGACAAACTGGTGAAATCAAATATTCTTCCAGATCGTGACCAGGAAATTGAAGCGATTGATCACGTGATTCGGCAAATAGATCCCGAGAAGATCATCAGGCTTCCGGAAGAAGCGCATATCGAAGGAGGAGATGTGATGCCTATGGGTGATTATATTTTCGTTGGAACCTATAAAGGCAAGGATTATAAAGACTTTATTACGGCCCGCACCAACATTCAGGCGGTGGAAGCCCTGAAAGAAATTTTTCCGAATAAAACAGTGAAAAGCTTCAGTTTGAAAAAATCGAACAGCATTGCCCGGGATAATGCGCTGCACCTGGACTGTTGTTTTCAGCCAGTTGGGAAAAACAAGGCCATTATCTATAAAGAAGGTTTCTTGATCGAAGAAGAACTGAACTGGCTCATTGATTTCTTCGGAAAAGAGCATATTTACGAGATCACACGGGACGAGATGTATCACATGAATTCTAATATTTTCTCCATTTCTGAAGATGTAGTGATTTCAGAAAAGAATTTTACCAGGCTGAATAGCTGGCTGCGAGATCAGGTAATGACGGTTGAAGAAGTACCTTATGCAGAAATTTCCAAGCAGGAAGGCTTATTGAGATGTTCCACTTTACCATTAATCAGAGATTAG
- a CDS encoding SDR family oxidoreductase — protein sequence MRILLTGANGYIGMRLLPKLLDDGHEVICAVRNKVRFTSNEELIEKVEIVELDFLKDTEAPEKIRNIDVAYYLIHSMSASTKDFDEKEAEAARNFNQMMEQTSVNQVIYLSGIVNEKELSKHLKSRKQVEDILYKGDFKLTVLRAAIIVGSGSSSFEIIRDLCEKLPAMVTPRWVKTRCQPIAIRNIIQYLTCVIGREACYNESFDVGGPDILTYKEMMQIYADVRGLKIWIVDVPVMSPRLSSYWLYFVTSTSYRLAQNLVDSMKVEVITKDTRLQELLNIEPIHYREAIEMAFYKIEQNEVISSWKDSLSSGRFRKDLNKYVQLPKYGCLHDKKEVKIENPEEVLNRIWAIGGYNGWYYADFLWKIRGFLDKMVGGVGLRRGRTHPDKINAGDSLDFWRVLLADREERRLLLFAEMKVPGEAWLEFKIDEKNILHQNATFRPKGILGRLYWYSMYPFHYFIFEGMINTIAKGHKKE from the coding sequence ATGCGCATATTACTTACCGGGGCAAATGGCTACATAGGCATGAGACTGCTTCCTAAATTGCTGGACGACGGTCACGAAGTGATCTGCGCGGTTCGCAACAAAGTTCGATTTACCTCTAATGAAGAACTGATCGAAAAGGTGGAGATCGTGGAACTGGATTTTTTAAAAGACACGGAAGCTCCCGAGAAAATCAGGAATATCGACGTTGCCTATTACCTCATCCATTCCATGTCTGCTTCCACTAAAGATTTTGACGAGAAAGAAGCCGAAGCAGCAAGGAATTTCAACCAGATGATGGAGCAAACTTCGGTTAACCAGGTGATTTATCTCAGCGGGATCGTGAATGAAAAAGAGCTTTCCAAACACCTGAAATCAAGGAAACAGGTAGAAGACATCCTGTATAAAGGCGATTTTAAACTCACCGTTCTGCGCGCCGCGATCATCGTGGGTTCGGGTTCTTCTTCCTTTGAGATCATTCGGGACCTTTGTGAAAAACTGCCGGCTATGGTAACACCCCGATGGGTCAAAACGCGTTGCCAGCCTATTGCCATCAGGAACATTATCCAGTATCTTACCTGTGTTATAGGCCGGGAAGCCTGTTATAATGAATCTTTTGATGTGGGAGGGCCCGATATTCTCACCTATAAGGAAATGATGCAGATCTACGCCGATGTGCGAGGTCTAAAAATCTGGATCGTGGATGTACCGGTAATGTCTCCGCGGTTGAGTTCCTACTGGCTGTATTTCGTTACCTCTACGTCTTACCGGCTGGCTCAAAACCTGGTAGACAGTATGAAAGTGGAAGTGATCACCAAAGACACCCGCCTGCAGGAACTGCTCAATATTGAACCGATACATTATCGTGAAGCCATCGAAATGGCATTTTATAAAATCGAACAAAATGAAGTGATCTCCAGCTGGAAGGATTCGCTGAGCAGCGGGCGTTTCCGTAAAGACCTCAACAAATATGTGCAATTACCCAAGTACGGTTGTTTGCATGACAAAAAAGAAGTGAAAATTGAAAATCCCGAGGAAGTGCTCAATCGCATCTGGGCAATTGGCGGATATAACGGTTGGTATTATGCCGATTTTCTCTGGAAGATTCGCGGATTCCTGGATAAAATGGTCGGCGGCGTAGGCCTAAGAAGAGGCCGCACACATCCCGACAAGATCAACGCCGGCGATTCATTGGATTTTTGGAGGGTCCTGCTGGCGGATCGCGAGGAAAGAAGACTGCTGTTGTTTGCTGAAATGAAAGTCCCGGGAGAAGCCTGGCTCGAATTTAAAATCGATGAGAAGAACATACTGCATCAAAACGCCACTTTTCGCCCCAAAGGAATTCTCGGGCGTTTATACTGGTATTCCATGTACCCGTTTCATTATTTTATTTTTGAAGGAATGATCAACACCATTGCGAAAGGCCACAAAAAAGAGTAG
- a CDS encoding BCCT family transporter, translated as MSERLAGIFSNKVFSISALTLLVCSIGIFLFPENFYQAIETSSLWVRNYFGSFYLWLGFVCVIGTLALGFSPFGSIRLGSAPPEFNRLTWIAMLYSAGMGAGILLRAVQEPVFMFLHQPLETGTSAEIMALEYTFYQWGFTAWAFYGIFALIIAYSLFVTKKDIRLSSLFGKKSSTGRLPKLIDILTIITTITGLVAAVGLGTTQIEGGISHLIQKPPGSLGLNMALVLVICSLAFVSAWYGIHKGISLISNWNIYITTALLLFIFLFSDIAGIFESFSNSFYHYLIDFVPMSLAFDKYDPGKPFLTEWTYYYWAFWLAWAPFTGVFIARISKGRTIRELIIGVLLIPSIGSFFWFSVFGDAAFEIVKNSSSYQDDFGNVFTSIFLFLENYPFPLFSSLVVILLLISFLVTSVDSAIYVLSMFTDKGKTEPSKKYRFAWAAVIFIFCEAIILLGAARQDTNVLTAMQKLLIITSLPFAFFTILISILFIRKLKRQV; from the coding sequence TTGAGCGAGCGCTTGGCCGGGATATTCAGCAATAAAGTTTTCAGCATTTCTGCGTTAACGCTGCTGGTCTGTTCAATTGGCATCTTTCTCTTTCCAGAAAATTTTTACCAGGCTATTGAAACCAGCTCCCTGTGGGTTCGAAATTACTTCGGAAGTTTTTACTTGTGGCTGGGCTTCGTTTGTGTTATCGGAACGCTGGCACTCGGTTTTTCCCCTTTCGGAAGCATCAGGCTGGGATCGGCTCCGCCAGAATTTAACAGGCTTACCTGGATCGCGATGCTGTACAGCGCCGGGATGGGCGCTGGCATTTTGCTACGGGCGGTCCAGGAACCGGTGTTTATGTTTCTGCACCAACCACTGGAAACCGGAACTTCAGCCGAAATCATGGCCCTGGAATACACCTTTTACCAATGGGGTTTTACCGCATGGGCTTTCTATGGCATTTTCGCCCTGATCATCGCCTATTCTCTTTTCGTCACTAAAAAAGATATTCGGCTCAGTAGTTTATTCGGAAAAAAAAGCAGCACAGGACGACTTCCGAAACTGATCGATATTTTAACCATTATCACCACCATTACTGGTCTGGTTGCCGCCGTTGGCCTGGGAACCACCCAAATTGAAGGAGGAATTAGTCATTTGATACAGAAACCACCAGGTTCTCTCGGGCTAAATATGGCATTAGTACTGGTGATTTGCAGCCTGGCTTTCGTATCTGCCTGGTACGGCATTCATAAAGGAATTAGCCTGATCTCGAACTGGAATATTTATATTACCACTGCGCTGCTGCTTTTTATTTTTTTGTTCAGCGATATTGCGGGGATTTTTGAGAGCTTTTCCAATTCTTTTTACCATTACCTCATCGATTTCGTACCGATGAGCCTCGCTTTTGACAAATATGATCCCGGAAAGCCATTTTTAACCGAATGGACTTATTATTACTGGGCTTTTTGGCTAGCCTGGGCTCCATTTACCGGAGTATTCATCGCCAGGATCTCTAAAGGCAGGACCATCCGGGAACTCATCATCGGGGTGTTGCTCATTCCGTCAATAGGCAGTTTTTTCTGGTTCAGTGTCTTTGGAGATGCCGCTTTTGAGATCGTCAAAAACTCTTCTAGCTATCAGGATGACTTTGGAAATGTATTTACTTCTATTTTCCTGTTTTTGGAAAATTATCCATTCCCGCTTTTCAGCAGTCTCGTTGTAATCCTGTTGCTAATCAGCTTCCTGGTAACTTCTGTAGATTCGGCCATTTATGTTTTAAGCATGTTCACCGATAAAGGAAAAACCGAACCTTCTAAAAAATACCGTTTTGCCTGGGCCGCGGTTATTTTCATATTCTGCGAGGCAATTATACTCCTTGGCGCTGCGAGGCAGGACACAAATGTGCTCACCGCGATGCAGAAACTACTGATCATCACGTCCCTGCCATTCGCTTTTTTCACGATCCTTATCAGCATCCTTTTTATCAGGAAATTGAAAAGACAGGTTTAG
- a CDS encoding citrate synthase: MSKQATLEFDGKKYEFPVTVGTEGEIGIEIKKLRGEAGLITLDPGYKNTGSCESAITFLDGEQGILRYRGYAIEDLAEKADFLEVAYLLIFGELPNKQQLEKFTTDIKEESHVDEEMKKILDGFPKAAHPMGVLSSLTSALIAFNPSSVDVSSEEDMYKAIVKIMGKFPVLAAWTLRKKNSLPLNHGDDSLGYVENLHKMMFEKPGKSYKVDKAVIDALDKLLILHADHEQNCSTSTVRMVGSSHAGLFASISAGISALWGPLHGGANQAVIEMLEGIKEDGGDTHKFMEKAKDKEDPFRLMGFGHRVYKNFDPRAKIIKKSADEVLGQLGVEDPVLDIAKGLEREALEDQYFVDRKLYPNVDFYSGIIYRALGIPVEMFTVMFALGRLPGWIAQWREMRLKKEPIGRPRQIYIGENHREFKPLGSRS, translated from the coding sequence ATGTCTAAACAAGCAACACTCGAATTTGACGGGAAGAAATATGAGTTTCCGGTTACTGTAGGAACTGAAGGAGAAATAGGAATTGAAATTAAGAAGCTGCGAGGTGAAGCTGGATTGATCACGCTGGATCCCGGTTACAAGAACACGGGTAGCTGCGAGAGTGCGATCACTTTTTTAGACGGGGAACAGGGAATTCTTCGTTACAGAGGGTATGCTATCGAAGATCTCGCCGAAAAAGCAGATTTTCTGGAAGTAGCTTATCTTTTGATTTTTGGGGAACTTCCGAATAAGCAGCAATTAGAGAAATTTACCACTGATATCAAAGAAGAGTCTCATGTAGACGAGGAGATGAAGAAAATCCTTGACGGATTCCCTAAAGCGGCTCACCCAATGGGCGTGCTTTCTTCATTAACCAGTGCTTTGATCGCGTTCAACCCGTCTTCCGTAGATGTTTCATCAGAAGAAGATATGTATAAGGCGATTGTCAAGATCATGGGGAAATTCCCGGTTCTTGCGGCGTGGACGCTTAGGAAGAAAAATAGCCTTCCGCTAAATCACGGTGACGATTCACTGGGTTACGTGGAGAATCTTCATAAAATGATGTTCGAAAAACCTGGTAAATCATACAAAGTAGATAAGGCTGTGATCGATGCACTGGATAAATTGCTGATCCTTCATGCTGATCATGAGCAGAACTGTTCTACTTCTACGGTGCGTATGGTAGGTTCTTCTCATGCCGGGCTTTTTGCTTCTATATCAGCAGGTATTTCTGCATTGTGGGGGCCGCTTCACGGTGGTGCTAACCAGGCAGTGATCGAAATGCTGGAGGGAATCAAGGAAGATGGTGGAGACACTCATAAATTCATGGAGAAAGCGAAAGATAAGGAAGATCCTTTCCGTTTGATGGGTTTTGGTCACCGTGTGTACAAGAATTTCGATCCTCGTGCGAAGATCATCAAAAAATCTGCTGATGAAGTTTTAGGGCAGCTTGGTGTGGAAGATCCAGTTCTGGATATCGCCAAAGGCCTGGAAAGAGAAGCCCTGGAAGATCAGTATTTTGTAGATAGAAAACTGTATCCTAACGTAGACTTCTATTCAGGAATTATTTATAGAGCGCTTGGTATTCCGGTGGAAATGTTCACCGTCATGTTCGCTCTGGGTAGACTTCCTGGCTGGATCGCTCAATGGAGAGAAATGAGATTGAAAAAAGAACCAATTGGTCGTCCAAGACAGATCTATATTGGTGAAAATCACAGAGAATTCAAGCCGCTGGGAAGCCGTTCATAG